ACTGGCTGCTACAATGCTAAAGAGGCATGAATAAAAAAATTGAGTAGATTCCAATTTAAATTAAACAGATATACTGCAACAAGAAAACAAGTGTGCGGAGTAAAGTTCATCAGCGACTctgcacatactccctccgttcctaaatagagTATAAgacatttttagagatttcaatacggactacattagcaaaatgagtgaatcgacactccaaaatacatctatatacatccgtatgtagttcatattgaaatctctaaaaaagccTTAAATTTAGAAACAGAAGGAGTATATAGCAAAAGAGCTAACATTCCATCGTCACAACAAACAAAATGTTACAGTTGCATTCAAGATCAACAGCAACCAACACAGTGCAGAGCACCAGGGACCAGTTTTCCTGAACAACTGCACTCTTGGCGAGTTATCTCTACAACTGCACTCTTGGTTGCAGGCAAAATCCCACTATACAATACAAGGCAATGAAATTTAGtacaagatgttctaacttttactgaatcggatgtatataaacatgttttagtgtgtttattcactcatttcagtccgtatgtacTCCAATTTGGAATATCCAAAACatgttatatttgtgaacggagggagtacaatgctaaTGAGGAGTAAACAAAAAACATGAGTAGATTCCAATTTAGATTAAACAGGTATACTACAACAAAAAACAAGCGTGCGGCCAACAAGGCTAGTTCATCAGCTGATACTGCAGAATGTTACAGTTGCATCCAAGATCAACAGCGACCGCCACAATGCAGAGCACCAGGGACCAGTTTTCCTGAACAACTCCAGTCAATTATTCATCACCCCGAAACAGAAACAAGAAAAGGCCTCACCCCGGCGCGGTCGGCAATGGGAAGGGCGGGCGCTCAGCCGGCCATGGGGTGGTTGGCGACGTACTCGATGGCGAGCGGAAGCGAGTTAATCTTGTCAGCCTCCAGGTCGGGGATCTCGAGCTTGAACTCCTCCTCGATCGCCATCACCACCTCCACCGTGTCCAGGCTGTCCAGCCCCAGATCCTTCTCGAAGTGCGCCTCGGGGGTCACCTGCCACGCTTCAACTTAGGGTTAGGGTTTCAATGGCGCCGCGCGATGCGATGCGGATTTGAGGGCGGATCGGGGGAGCGGGGTTACCTTGGAGGGGTCGACCTTGGGGTGGCACTTGAGGACGTCGAGGACGCGGCCGACGACCTCGTCGCGGGTGAGGTGGGCGTCGTGGGAGGACATTGGCCGCGCGAGCCAcggcgccagggcgaggggccggccggcggcggcgagagggGCCGCCGTGGCGGGGGAGAGCCGGATGTGGCGGAGGATCGCCGGACGTAGTGCGGCCGCCGCCATCTCTCCTGTCACGCCTTTCTCTTCGCTCGGGATTTTGACCTCGGCGTTCGTCGGCGGCTCAAGGATCCACTCACTGATTTTTGACCCCAACTCCTCCAAACACCTCACCTACATCTCCacctatactccctccgttccgaattaattgtcttggatttgtctagatacggaggtatctagcactaaaatgagtctagatacacccgtatctagacaaatccaagacaagtaattcggaacggagggagtacttctcagTGTCCCCCCTGCATCGGCCACAGACCTGGCCACCTGGGCCGTGCCGGCCCAATGGCGCGCGTGCCCGACACTTCATGGGCCTAAAATGGCACTTGGCTAAATGGGCCGTGCTCGGCACGCGGCACGCCTGGGCCACGAAGCTAGGTGCCAGACACGGCACggcctatttatttattttttatttactcaaaatatatatatttgtttattattatttttagaattatttttgacAGATAGGCCCCAAAAACAGTATAGAAACCCTCAAAACAGCCCAAATTGACCCAAAAGCACGTTGCTCACAAGCGATAAACGAGTCACGAGCCGACACATTTAACTAACGCGTCGTGCCTGGGCATGAAAGTGCGGCAGCGAGTCGACACGGCAAGACACATTTATATACAAGTCGCCATGGGCTGTGTCGTGCCAGGCATGTTTTAATGGGGGTCGGGACGGGGTCAGGCAGTCCCGACCCATTTGGCTAGGTCTTATCGGCCGCCGCTCCCACCAGCCGACTTCCCATTGGCAATGCCCGATATAAAATCAAGCACCACCCATACAGGGGTGCCAAGAGTGTAGTCTGCGGCCCCGCGCGAGGGGCACCGGCATGGCAGCTAGAGATGCTCCATGCACGTTCCCCGACAAGGTCTTAGACATGGCGTGTGTCTGGGTCGTGCAGCCGGCGGCGAGACCCACGAGAGCGCAAGGCATGACCCAGGCGATGAAGGAGCATACAACCACATCCGCACGGCGCCTCCTCTGACAGCGTCTCGGGTGCTACGGATGGGGGAGCTAGAGCAATGGTGTCGACGCGAGCTTGGGATAGGGGGTGCCCTCCGCAGCAGCCCGTATTCCCATGGTGATGAGGGCCATCCATGAGT
This portion of the Triticum dicoccoides isolate Atlit2015 ecotype Zavitan chromosome 7A, WEW_v2.0, whole genome shotgun sequence genome encodes:
- the LOC119330199 gene encoding acyl carrier protein 1, mitochondrial-like — encoded protein: MAAAALRPAILRHIRLSPATAAPLAAAGRPLALAPWLARPMSSHDAHLTRDEVVGRVLDVLKCHPKVDPSKVTPEAHFEKDLGLDSLDTVEVVMAIEEEFKLEIPDLEADKINSLPLAIEYVANHPMAG